Proteins from a genomic interval of Candidatus Paceibacterota bacterium:
- a CDS encoding 30S ribosomal protein S21: protein MIHVEIKKGANESGLSTLKRFTRKMQSAGVVNRVKSIRYAERDPSTYVRKKHALKRISRRADTLRLIKLGKVQERTYGRQ from the coding sequence ATGATTCACGTAGAAATTAAAAAGGGAGCAAATGAAAGCGGACTTAGCACGCTTAAGCGCTTTACCCGAAAAATGCAGAGTGCTGGTGTCGTAAACCGCGTAAAGTCTATTCGTTACGCTGAACGCGACCCATCAACATACGTTCGAAAGAAGCACGCTTTGAAGCGAATTTCTCGCCGAGCTGATACACTTCGATTGATCAAACTTGGAAAGGTCCAAGAGCGAACGTACGGAAGACAATAA
- the ybeY gene encoding rRNA maturation RNase YbeY, with the protein MNLSWVNTTRRETPSLPYEEIKIAAVGAKPEVSLAFVGDVRAKALNVEHRGKSYVPNTLSFPFDNDGSGEIFINLNQAERQAHKYGMSYEDFVAFLFIHSLLHLDGLDHGSIMERKERQLLRRFIKSNVQNRRLRN; encoded by the coding sequence ATGAATCTTTCATGGGTAAATACTACACGGCGCGAAACTCCATCGTTGCCGTATGAGGAAATAAAAATTGCAGCTGTCGGTGCGAAGCCCGAGGTATCTTTAGCGTTTGTTGGTGATGTTCGTGCAAAAGCATTAAATGTTGAACATCGTGGAAAATCATATGTTCCAAACACATTAAGTTTTCCTTTTGATAATGATGGTAGCGGAGAAATTTTCATAAATTTAAATCAAGCAGAGCGACAAGCGCACAAGTACGGAATGTCGTACGAAGATTTTGTTGCCTTTTTATTCATCCACAGTTTGCTTCACTTGGATGGTTTGGACCACGGCAGTATAATGGAACGCAAAGAGCGTCAACTATTACGACGTTTTATTAAAAGTAATGTCCAAAATCGTCGCTTGCGGAATTGA